From the genome of Streptomyces sp. V2I9:
CTCAACGCGCTGCGCGAGTTCGGCCCGGCCACCGCCTCCCGGCTCGGCGAGCGACTGGGCGAGTCCAGCGGAGCGACCAGCTACCACCTGCGGCAGATGGCCCTGGCCGGACTGGTCGAGGACGCACCGGAGCTGGGCAAGGGACGCGAGCGCTGGTGGCGGTCGGTCCACGACGGTTCGGTCTTCGAGAGCTCCGACTTCCGGCGGCACGCCGATCCGGAGGTGCGCGGAGCCATCGACTTCGTCCTGCACGAGACGGCCACCACCCACGCCCAGGAGCTGAACACCTGGCTGGGCACGGTGGGCGACTGGCCGGAGGACTGGCAACGCAGCTGGGACATGAGCGACTTCAAGATCCGTCTCACCCCGGAGCTGGCGATGGAGCTCTCCCGGAGGGTGCACGAGCTGGTGGAGAGCTACCGGGACGCCGTCCCCGAGGAGACCGAGGGTTCGGCGGTCGTCCGCACCCACCTGCACCTCTTCCCGCGCCGCTCCGAGTGACCGCACCGCACCCCGCAACACCCCACCACCTGAAGGGAAGACCGCCATGCACGCCGACGTCCACCACCTCCTGCACACCATCGAGTCCACCGAACTCACCGCCTCAGCACATGAGTTCCGCCTCCCTCGGACCCCGTTGCGCGCCCGGGTCGGCTGGACGCTGGTCGAGGTGGGCCTGCGGCTGACGGCCCGGGGCCGGGAGGCGGCCACGCCCGAACCCCGCGCCGCCACCGCGTTCCATCCGGCGTAGCCGGCGAGCCGGGGAAGGAGGAGGACCATGGCGAACCGTGTTCCACCGGCCGCCACGCTCGCCGCCAACTCCATCTCGACGGCGGGCACTTCACTGACGCTGATCGGCGTCCCCTGGTTCGCTCTGGAGACCACCGGCAGTGCGGGCCGCCGTGCCGCCGCAGGTCAGCAGCTCGGCACCTTCCCGCCCGACCGGAGGGCCTTCAGGGAGCCGACCGCGTCCCCCAGCGTTCTGACCGGCACGACCCGCAGCCCGTCGGGCGCCTCGGCCTCCGCCTGGGCGCACTCGGCCTCGGGGACCAGGAAGACGCTCGCCCCGTCACGGTGAGCGCCCTGGGCCTTCATGGACACGCCGCCGACCGCGCCGACCTTGCCGTCCGCCGTGATCGTCCCCGTACCGGCGATGGTGCGACCGCCGGTGAGGCCGCCGCCGGAACCGTCGCCGTCGAGCTTGTCGATGATGCCGAGGGAGAGGAAGAGCCCGGCGCTCGGGCCGCCGATGTCGCCGAGGTCCACTGCCACCCGCATCGAACCGGGTTCGCGGTCCAGGTAGTTCAGGGCGGCGTCGACGGCGACGTTCTGCGACTCCTTCATGTCGTCGAGGTTGTGCTTCTCGATCTCCTTCTCCGAGCCGCCGGTGGGGTAGACGGAGTCGCGCGGCATGACCGCCCGGTCGGTCCGGAACCACGCGTCGAACACGTCACCGACGCGGACGTCCGCCTTCGGCCCGGTGGCGAGGATCGTCGTCATCCTCAGCTGGCCGTCGGTGGGCCGGGTCTCGGCGCCGGAGATGGTGATCACCGGCCGCCCGTCGTCCTTGCCGAGCACGTCCGCGGTCACGCCGGGCCGCGCCAGGGTGAACGGCAGCGGCGCGAAGGCCGCCGTACCGAACAGGGCGAGGACCGGCAGCGCGC
Proteins encoded in this window:
- a CDS encoding winged helix-turn-helix domain-containing protein encodes the protein MPENESGPRPHHHDGADRRIHTVDARTLRAVAHPLRLRLLNALREFGPATASRLGERLGESSGATSYHLRQMALAGLVEDAPELGKGRERWWRSVHDGSVFESSDFRRHADPEVRGAIDFVLHETATTHAQELNTWLGTVGDWPEDWQRSWDMSDFKIRLTPELAMELSRRVHELVESYRDAVPEETEGSAVVRTHLHLFPRRSE
- a CDS encoding S16 family serine protease, whose amino-acid sequence is MLSRLSRPRFLALCALPVLALFGTAAFAPLPFTLARPGVTADVLGKDDGRPVITISGAETRPTDGQLRMTTILATGPKADVRVGDVFDAWFRTDRAVMPRDSVYPTGGSEKEIEKHNLDDMKESQNVAVDAALNYLDREPGSMRVAVDLGDIGGPSAGLFLSLGIIDKLDGDGSGGGLTGGRTIAGTGTITADGKVGAVGGVSMKAQGAHRDGASVFLVPEAECAQAEAEAPDGLRVVPVRTLGDAVGSLKALRSGGKVPSC